In Monodelphis domestica isolate mMonDom1 chromosome 4, mMonDom1.pri, whole genome shotgun sequence, one DNA window encodes the following:
- the LOC130453553 gene encoding LOW QUALITY PROTEIN: olfactory receptor 1S1-like (The sequence of the model RefSeq protein was modified relative to this genomic sequence to represent the inferred CDS: inserted 2 bases in 1 codon) gives MFQGNHTRVSEFLLLGLSEQLEHQQLLFVLXVYLVTMVGNLLIILVISLDSYLHTPMYVFLANLSLADISSISTLVPKMLVNIQTKSQSISFGECVTQMYFSIVFVVIDNFLLGVMVYDRFVAICYPLNYITVMRPRLCTLLMATSWLFSNLVALTHTLLLVQLTFYDANTIPHFFCDLAPLLHLSCSGTVLNQLVMFILGSSVIAVPFGLILFSYICIVSTVLKISSAEGKWKTFSTCGSHLLVVTLFYGTIVGVYFLPSSAQSVNNEKIGAVLFIVVTPMVNPFIYSLRNKDIKGALKKIVNKKMSFL, from the exons ATGTTCCAAGGAAATCACACCAGGGTCTCTGAATTCCTCCTTCTGGGACTTTCTGAACAACTTGAGCATCAGCAGCTTCTCTTTGTACT GGTGTACTTGGTGACAATGGTTGGGAATCTGCTCATCATCCTAGTCATCAGTCTAGACTCTTACCTTCACACCCCCATGTATGTTTTCCTGGCCAACTTGTCCTTGGCTGATATTTCCTCCATCTCTACCTTGGTACCCAAGATGCTGGTGAACATCCAGACCAAGAGCCAATCTATCTCCTTTGGAGAGTGTGTCACACAGATGTATTTTTCCATTGTGTTTGTCGTCATCGATAACTTCCTCTTGGGGGTGATGGTCTATGACCGGTTTGTGGCTATCTGTTACCCTTTGAACTATATCACAGTCATGAGACCCAGACTCTGTACTCTGCTGATGGCCACCTCCTGGCTTTTCAGCAACCTCGTTGCCCTCACTCATACTCTTCTGCTGGTCCAGTTGACTTTCTATGATGCCAACACCATCCCTCACTTCTTCTGTGACCTGGCCCCTCTTCTCCACCTTTCCTGCTCAGGTACTGTGCTCAATCAGTTGGTGATGTTCATCCTAGGCTCATCTGTTATTGCGGTTCCTTTTGGGCTTATTCTGTTTTCCTATATCTGCATTGTCTCCACTGTCCTCAAAATCTCATCAGCTGAAGGAAAATGGAAGACCTTCTCTACTTGTGGCTCCCACCTTTTAGTGGTAACACTTTTCTATGGGACAATCGTTGGAGTTTATTTCCTGCCTTCCTCTGCCCAATCAGTCAACAATGAGAAGATAGGGGCTGTGCTCTTCATTGTGGTGACCCCCATGGTAAATCCCTTTATTTATAGTTTAAGGAATAAAGACATAAAAGGAGCCTTAAAGAAAATCGTCAACAAGAAAATGTCCTTTCTGTGA